A region of the Rhizobium binae genome:
AGGCTGTTTTTCAGTTCCGACATCCGCGGTATGTCTCCGTCCTTCAATGTGCCGCATTACGACAAGACATCCCATTTTCGCAGCGGTCGAACGGGTTCCGCCGCCACGAATCAAGTCTTAAAACAATACTTCGGAAGGGAATCGCCGGGAAGGGAGCGGCCAAAAAATAAGCCGCGGCATTTGTCAATGCCGCGGCTTCTACATCTTGTGGATATCGATGATGGGATCAATATCTGTAGTGGTCGGACTTGAACGGACCCTGCGGCTTGACGCCGATATAGGCAGCCTGCTCTTCGCTGAGCTGGGTAAGTTTCACACCGAGCTTGTCGAGATGCAGGCGCGCAACCTTTTCATCGAGGTGCTTCGGCAGGATGTAGACCTTGTTCTCGTACTGGCCGGGCTTGGTGAAGAGCTCGATTTGCGCCAGCGTCTGGTTGGTGAACGAGGCCGACATGACGAAGGACGGATGGCCCGTCGCGTTGCCGAGATTGAGCAGGCGGCCTTCGGAGAGAAGGATGATGCGGTTGCCCTTGGGGAATTCGATCAGGTCGACCTGCGGCTTGATGTTGGTCCACTTGAGGTTACGCAGCGCAGCGACTTCGATTTCATTGTCGAAGTGGCCGATATTGCCGACAATCGCCATGTCCTTCATCTCGCGCATGTGGTCGATGCGGATGACGTCCTTATTGCCTGTGGTGGTGATGAAGATGTCGGCCGAGGAAACGACGTCCTCTAGCAGGACGACTTCATAACCGTCCATCGCCGCCTGCAGGGCGCAGATCGGATCAGCTTCGGTGACCTTGACGCGGGCGCCGGCGCCGGAGAGCGAAGCGGCAGAGCCCTTGCCGACGTCACCATAACCGCAGACGACGGCGACCTTGCCGGCCATCATCACGTCGGTGCCGCGGCGGATGCCGTCGACCAGTGATTCCTTGCAGCCGTACTTGTTGTCGAACTTCGACTTGGTGACGGAATCGTTGACGTTGATCGCCGGGAAGGGCAGCAGCCCCTTCTGGCTGAGCTGGTACAGGCGGTTGACGCCCGTCGTCGTTTCTTCGGTCACGCCCTTGATCGCATCGCGCTGCTTGGTAAACCAGCCCGGCGAAGCGGCAAGGCGCTTCTTGATCTGTGCGAAGAGGATTTCCTCTTCCTCGGAATGCGGATGGGACAATACGTCCTCGCCGGCTTCGGCGCGGGCGCCGAGCAGGATGTACATGGTGGCATCGCCGCCGTCATCGAGGATCATGTTGGAAAGGCCGCCATCGGCCCACTGGAAGATCTTGTCGGTATAAACCCAGTAGTCCTCGAGCGACTCGCCCTTGATGGCGAAAACGGGAACGCCGGCAGCGGCGATTGCCGCAGCGGCATGATCCTGCGTCGAGAAGATGTTGCACGAGGCCCAGCGGACCTCGGCGCCGAGCGCCACCAGCGTTTCGATGAGCACGGCGGTCTGGATGGTCATGTGCAGCGAACCGGTGATGCGCGCGCCCTTCAGCGGCTTCGCCTCGCCAAATTCAGCGCGGCAGGACATCAGCCCGGGCATTTCGGTTTCGGCGATCGTAATTTCCTTGCGGCCGAAATCCGCAAGCCCGATATCGGCGACGACATAATCTTTTTCAGTGCTCATAGAGGTCTCCAGGCTGAAAAACGTCTCAAAAATTGGCGCAGGCGCGAAGAGGATCGCGCGACGGATAGGCCGCGTGCCGATGCAAGTCGGCCGGATCTGTGCAGCAGTTCCGGGAACGCGAGATGCATAACACTAAAGCGCCGAACCGCATTGCATGAACCAGGTTCGATGCGACACGCTTCAGCGCACGGCATGTCCGCCGTTTAGCAGGCTTCTGATGGGAAGGCAATAAGGATATAAAGAAGTCTTTATATGTTTATATGGGCTCGGCCTAAGCTCACATCTCTTCGCCGAAGCGGTTCTGGATCAGCTGGTCCAAGGCCTCCAGTGCTTCCTCGGCCTGGCTGCCGCTCGCCGAGACGACGACGCTCGAGCCGGGGCTTGCTGCAAGCATCATCAGGCCCATGATCGACGTGCCGCCGACCGTCATTCCGTCCTTGGAGACGGTGATGGCGGCATCGAAGGTCTCGACCATCTGAACGAATTTGGCCGAGGCGCGTGCGTGAAGGCCGCGTTTGTTGATGATAAGGAGTTCCCGGGAAAGCGATGTCATGAAGCGCCGTTATTTTCCGCTGAGCACACGGCTCGCGACATTGATATATTTCCGCCCGGCTTCGGAAGCCTCGACCAGCGCCTTCTCCATATTGTTCTCGCCGCGCACGCCGGCGAGCTTGATCAGCATCGGCAGGTTGACGCCGGCGATGACCTCGGTGTGGCCGCTGCTCATGACCGATATTGCGAGATTGGACGGCGTGCCGCCGAACATGTCGGTCAGGATGACGACGCCATGGCCATCATCGGCGCCGGAAACCGCTTGCAGAATGTCCTGCCGTCTTTGGTCCATGTCGTCTTCGGGGCCAATACAGACCGTCTCGATGAATTTCTGAGGACCGACGACGTGCTCGACAGCATGACGAAACTCTTCAGCCAGCTTGCCATGAGTGACAAGCACAAGTCCGATCATGATATTACTGCTCCCATATACGCAAACGATGGCTGAGATATCGCAACGCAGCAATTACGTCCACCGGTGGGGGCACATCTTGGCGATGAAAAGCCGAAGTGCAAGATAAAAATGCAAACATATAAGGCAGATTGATCAATCCGGAAGCCTTCAATCCCCGATATCAGGGGCTTTCGCCATCAGGACTGCAAGCGGTGAGGGCACGCCTGTGAGCAACCGCAACGCGGGAAGCGAATAACCGGCGGCAAGGCTGACGAATTCGCGGTCGGGGGGGACGCGGTTTTCGCCGGAAGCGCTGCCGGGAAGCACGGCATAATGCATGGCCGCCTGAGGGACATGATCCTGCCGGACGATGCCGGTGCCGCGCAGTTCGATCAGCCCGGCGATCGACGGTGGGCAGGTGGCGATCACCGTGCCTGCCTCTCCCGACAGAAGCACCTGATCGTCGGCAACCAGCGCCGTAAACAGACCGAGGCGTCTGGCCTCGGTCATGCAGGTGAAAGCCAGCATCGATTTGCCCCAGCCGGAGGGACCGCTGAACAGGAGCCCGGTCCTGCCGACGACGATTGCCGTGGCATGGATGTTTGCGGCCTCGCTCATGCGGCTGGATCCAGCGGCAGGGCGAGGATAAAGCGCGCGCCAAGCACCTCGCCGCTTTCGGCGTCGGTGATGTTCTCTGCTCTGAGCGATCCGCCATGCGCCTCGGCGATCTGGCGGCTGATCGAAAGACCAAGGCCCGAGTTTTGGCCAAAGCCCTCCGATTCCGGCCGGTCGGTATAGAAGCGCTCGAAGATACGGTCGATATTCTCCGCCTGGATGCCGGGACCGTTGTCTTCGATCGTGGTGACGCAGCGCGACCGTGTCCGCATCAGCCGCACGGTGATCTTGCCACCTTTTTCGGGGACGAAGGAGCGGGCATTCTCGATCAGATTGGTGACGATCTGGCCGATGCGCAGATCGTGACCGTTGACGAGGAAGCGTGTCTTGACGTTGGGCTTGCGTTCGATCGAATAGGCGATCTCCACCTGCTTCTTGCTGCCCCTGATCTGACGCGACACGTCGATCAGATCGCGCAGCAGGACTTCCATGTCGATGGAGGCGGCATCGACGCGCGCGAGTTCGGCATCGAGGCGCGAGGCATCGGAAATATCGCTGATCAGGCGGTCGAGACGGCGGACGTCGTGCTGGATGACATCCAGCAGCCGCTTCTTGGAATCCTCGGACTTCGCGAGCGGCAAGGTTTCGACGGCGCTGCGTAGCGAGGTCAGCGGGTTCTTAAGTTCGTGGCTGACATCGGCTGCAAAGCTCTCGATTGCGTCGATGCGGTCGTAAAGCGCTGTCGTCATCTCGCGCAATGCAATGGAAAGATTGCCGATTTCATCCTGGCGGGCGGAAAAATCGGGGATCTCCTCACGCGCCTTGGCGCCGCGGCGCACGCGGATGGCGGCGGCCGAAAGGCGGCGCAGCGGATTGGCGATCGTCGACGACAGCACCAGCGAAAGCAGCACGTTGACGAGCGTCGCGACGCCGAAGACACGCATGATCGCAAGCCGTTCTGCATGCACGATGTTGTCGATGTCGCCTGCCTGCGTCGACAACAGCAGCACGCCGAGCACGGCGCGGAAGCGCTGGATCGGCACGGCGACGGAAACGATGAGTTCGCCTTTCTCCGTGGTGCGCACGACCGCGCCGCGAACGCCGGTCAGCGCGTTCATGACTTCAGGATAGATCGAACCGTCGCCGCCCGGGGCTTCCTTATAGAGCGGCAGATTGCCGGGCTGCAGCGCCTTGTTGAACAGGGTCGCGAACCAATCGCTCCAGGTCTGCTTCTCTTCCTCGACCGGCGGCAGGTCGAAGCGCAGCACTTGGCCACGCGAATAAAGGTGACGCGAATCAAGCAGCAGATTGGCGTCGGCATCGAAGATGCGGGCGCGTGTGCGCGTCGGTGAGATCAGCCGGCGCAGGACCGGGGCGACCTTCTCCGGATCGATCGGAAAATCCAGGTCCTCGTCGTTCGGCACCGGGGTGATGCTCTGTCCGGCCTGCAGTTCGAGCAGCTTCTGCGGATCGATGGTGATCGAGTTCGTATCGACCGATGCGGAGGCCGAAACCGCGCCGGCGATGATCTCGCCTTGCGTCAACAGGCTTTCGGCGCGGGCGTCGATCAGGCCTTCGCGAAACTGGTTTAGATAGAGGATGCCGCCGACGAGCACCACCAGCGCGACCAGATTGAAGAACAGGATTCGCCGCGTCAGGCTCGAAAACACGGCATTGCCGAAGATGCGGCGGATCAGGGTGAAGGGATGCGACCAACGGCGGCCTCGGACGCGACGGGTGCTCACGCCCTCCGCATCGTCCATATCCCTTTCCTGCACCAACTGTGCCAATGACAGGCCCTTTCAAAGGGGCGGGGCCGGATCACCGTCCCGCAACCCTTAACTATGTCTCGCGCCGCGCCGGCTGGGCTCAGGCTGCTTCGCGGAAGCGGTATCCCACTCCGTAGAGCGTTTCAATCATATCAAAATCGGTATCGACCATCTTGAATTTCTTGCGCAGCCTCTTGATGTGGCTGTCGATCGTCCGGTCGTCGACATAAACCTGTTCGTCATAGGCGGCGTCCATCAGCGCATCGCGGCTCTTGACGACGCCCGGGCGCTGCGCCAGCGAATGCAGGATCAAGAACTCGGTCACCGTCAGCGTCACGGCCTCGCCCTTCCAGGTGCAGGTATGGCGCTCCTGGTCCATGACCAGCTGGCCACGCTCCAGCGAACGGGCCTGCTGCACGGCCCCGGCCTTCGGCGCGCCGCTCGGGCTCGTGCCGCCGGCGGCCGCGGCTTCGCGGCTCGAAGCGCGACGCAGCACGGCGCGCACCCGCTCCACCAGCAGGCGCTGCGAGAAGGGCTTGGTGATGAAATCGTCGGCGCCCATCTTCAGGCCGAACAGCTCGTCGATCTCCTCATCCTTGGAGGTGAGGAAGATGACGGGAATATCCGACTTCTGGCGCAGGC
Encoded here:
- the ahcY gene encoding adenosylhomocysteinase yields the protein MSTEKDYVVADIGLADFGRKEITIAETEMPGLMSCRAEFGEAKPLKGARITGSLHMTIQTAVLIETLVALGAEVRWASCNIFSTQDHAAAAIAAAGVPVFAIKGESLEDYWVYTDKIFQWADGGLSNMILDDGGDATMYILLGARAEAGEDVLSHPHSEEEEILFAQIKKRLAASPGWFTKQRDAIKGVTEETTTGVNRLYQLSQKGLLPFPAINVNDSVTKSKFDNKYGCKESLVDGIRRGTDVMMAGKVAVVCGYGDVGKGSAASLSGAGARVKVTEADPICALQAAMDGYEVVLLEDVVSSADIFITTTGNKDVIRIDHMREMKDMAIVGNIGHFDNEIEVAALRNLKWTNIKPQVDLIEFPKGNRIILLSEGRLLNLGNATGHPSFVMSASFTNQTLAQIELFTKPGQYENKVYILPKHLDEKVARLHLDKLGVKLTQLSEEQAAYIGVKPQGPFKSDHYRY
- a CDS encoding HPr family phosphocarrier protein, with translation MTSLSRELLIINKRGLHARASAKFVQMVETFDAAITVSKDGMTVGGTSIMGLMMLAASPGSSVVVSASGSQAEEALEALDQLIQNRFGEEM
- a CDS encoding PTS sugar transporter subunit IIA codes for the protein MIGLVLVTHGKLAEEFRHAVEHVVGPQKFIETVCIGPEDDMDQRRQDILQAVSGADDGHGVVILTDMFGGTPSNLAISVMSSGHTEVIAGVNLPMLIKLAGVRGENNMEKALVEASEAGRKYINVASRVLSGK
- a CDS encoding HPr kinase/phosphorylase, with the translated sequence MSEAANIHATAIVVGRTGLLFSGPSGWGKSMLAFTCMTEARRLGLFTALVADDQVLLSGEAGTVIATCPPSIAGLIELRGTGIVRQDHVPQAAMHYAVLPGSASGENRVPPDREFVSLAAGYSLPALRLLTGVPSPLAVLMAKAPDIGD
- a CDS encoding sensor histidine kinase, whose amino-acid sequence is MAQLVQERDMDDAEGVSTRRVRGRRWSHPFTLIRRIFGNAVFSSLTRRILFFNLVALVVLVGGILYLNQFREGLIDARAESLLTQGEIIAGAVSASASVDTNSITIDPQKLLELQAGQSITPVPNDEDLDFPIDPEKVAPVLRRLISPTRTRARIFDADANLLLDSRHLYSRGQVLRFDLPPVEEEKQTWSDWFATLFNKALQPGNLPLYKEAPGGDGSIYPEVMNALTGVRGAVVRTTEKGELIVSVAVPIQRFRAVLGVLLLSTQAGDIDNIVHAERLAIMRVFGVATLVNVLLSLVLSSTIANPLRRLSAAAIRVRRGAKAREEIPDFSARQDEIGNLSIALREMTTALYDRIDAIESFAADVSHELKNPLTSLRSAVETLPLAKSEDSKKRLLDVIQHDVRRLDRLISDISDASRLDAELARVDAASIDMEVLLRDLIDVSRQIRGSKKQVEIAYSIERKPNVKTRFLVNGHDLRIGQIVTNLIENARSFVPEKGGKITVRLMRTRSRCVTTIEDNGPGIQAENIDRIFERFYTDRPESEGFGQNSGLGLSISRQIAEAHGGSLRAENITDAESGEVLGARFILALPLDPAA
- a CDS encoding response regulator transcription factor, with translation MPTIALVDDDRNILTSVSIALEAEGYKVETYTDGASALDGLLARPPQLAIFDIKMPRMDGMELLRRLRQKSDIPVIFLTSKDEEIDELFGLKMGADDFITKPFSQRLLVERVRAVLRRASSREAAAAGGTSPSGAPKAGAVQQARSLERGQLVMDQERHTCTWKGEAVTLTVTEFLILHSLAQRPGVVKSRDALMDAAYDEQVYVDDRTIDSHIKRLRKKFKMVDTDFDMIETLYGVGYRFREAA